The following DNA comes from Halobacillus litoralis.
ACTAAGCAGGAGGTTTGCAACGTGAAAGAACAAGCGAAAGAAATCCTTGGCCCGATTAAATTGGAGCATGTCACCATCGAGATCGAATACGAAGATGAATCATGTTCCCTTTCATAGCACGAAAGTGGAACCGGCCACTTAACAGCATAAGCACACCTTTGAAGTGACGGGAGTTTTCGCAACAGCAAAAGGCTTGCTTATGCCCTCGAGGAGTTCCCAAAACCAAAGAAGGGGTCAGCAATCTGCTGACCCCTTCTTCTTACAAATCTAAGGTTTCTGGTGTATCTCCATCAGCATTCATCAAACGGATATTTTCCGGCATGACCTCAAGAACGATGTAGTCAGGGTCTCCTTTTCCAGTGAACCAGCGTTCCATTCGCTCAGACCAAAGCCAATCTTTGATTTTTTGATCATCTCGAATTTTTGCTTGTCCTTCGACTTCCAAATAGCTGTCTCCGTACCCATCCCCTTCATAACCGATAAGGATATGGACATGAGGATTCGCTTCAATTTCTTCCGCTTTATGTGTTTCTTTATTGGTTGGCGTGTAGAAAGTAAATTCATCATCATTGAAAAACGTCATGAAGCGAGAATGTGGCTTCTGATCTTTGACAGTCGCAAGCGTTCCTACAGTGTGTTGATCCATGATGTTATAAATTTTCTTTTTCAATTGTTCTTGATTCAAAGGGAAGCTCCTTTCTGTAATCCTTGTTATTCAGTACAGTTTCAGTTTTCCCTGAAAGAAAAGAGATAAACCAACAGATGGGTCGATAACATGCTCTAAGGCATCAAGGGTATGCTATAGTATATAGTCATCACTTTGTCATTCTTTTTTCCCATAACCTGTTTTTTCGGCTATGTTATTCTTTTACACTAGAACAAGGATTTATAATTCTCAGGAGGAACACCAATGATTTCAGCAAATAAATCGATAATGAAATGGCTCTCTCTTCTGGTAGGTTCCATTCTAATCGGGTTGATTTTCTTTATGATCAATTCCAAATCCAGCAGCTCAGAACCTATTGATAAAGAGGAAATGACCCCGACCCTCTTTATCCACGGATACAAAGGAGGTCCTAGAAGCTTCCAAACGATGATTGACCGGATGCAAAGCCTGGAATGGGGGAAAAAGCAGATGGTTATTTATGTAGCATCAGACGGCGACCTAACCATTCAAGGTGGTATCCAACAATCCAGAACCCCATTCATTCAAGTGTTGTTTGAGAACAACCGGGCCAGCATTAATAGCCAAACGCATTGGCTTGAAGGTATCATGCAGCGGTTGAAATATGACTACGAAATACAGCAAGTAAATATCATCGGACATTCAATGGGTGGATTAATTTCTGCCAATTACCTTTTGAACGCTCAAGAATTCACAGCTCCTAAAGTCGAAAAACTGGCCGTTATCGCAAGCCCGTTCAAAGGCATTAGCAAAGAAGGATATTTTAAATCAAACTATGGAGAAGCAACCACAGACTTACAGCCAAAATCAGAAGCATTAGTACAGATGATTGAAAAAAAGAATCAATTCCCTCCCCATGTTGATGTACTGGCCATAGCAGGCATCATCAACAAAGAAGCCCCAGAACAACTCCATTGGGATGGACTTGTCCACGCATCAAGTGTAAAAGGATTACAGGATATTGTCCCATTCGGCCAATATCAAGAAGAAATGGTTTATAACAAACAAGCATCACATTCAGGGCTCCATGAGCTAGCTGAAGTAGACCTTCTGCTCGGTAAATTTCTTTGGGAACAGCAAAACTAAACAAAAGGAACCGGGACCTACTCAAAGGACCCGGTTCCTTTTATTTTCTATGCAGCACTTCATAGAACTCTACGAACGCTTGAAAGATGGAAATAGACTGAAAGACCATCAAACCCAATGCTGTCAGCGAGAAAAATCCGATAAACACGAACCGAATGGACAAGAATGTTTGGACCCATGCCATCACATTCACCCTCCTCATGTTTGAATTTATGAGAAGGTCTTTAAAATCATACAGCCTTTTTCACTCCGTTATCCATTTTTCTCAAATATGAATAACCACATAAATGTCAGAGCCTGTTTCATTTCTTCATCAAGCGTATGTAAATGGGTTTCTTCTACCCCCCGCTTATAGACTCCTTGACCGTCAATACACTTCCACCCTGTTTCCTCTGCCATTTTTCTTAATTCCCAGGGCATCATCGTATTACAGATCACCTCTTCCCCATAAAGCCTACGGTAACTGTTAATCCTCGGCATAGCTGTCGGGCCAAGCAAACCGATACATAGACGGCCGCCGGGTTTTAAGATCCTCTTTATTTCTTCCAGCCCTTTGTAGGGGGTTTCAATCCATTCAAGTGAATTGATGGCCATGGCTCCATCGAATTGTTCTGATTGAAATGGTAAATCCGTCAAATCCCCCTGAACAAACGATAAACCTTCATTCTGGATACGTGAGTTCGCCCGTTCAATCATATCCTTTGATAGGTCTACTCCCGTAACTTCAAACCCTTCCTGAAAGAGAAGATAGGATCCGAAACCATCCCCACACCCTAAATCAGCGATAGCCCCTTTCCCTATATGTTGTTTTAAAAAAGGAACGATTGTACTTCTGCTTCCTTCTTCCCACATCACCCGACTTTTCGAGCTCCACATTTCTGAACGATCATCCCATTGTTTTTCCGCTTCTTCATGCCAATTAAATTCGCTTCCCATCGCTCTAATCCCCCTTCATATTATCTTTCATCCCAGCTTTCATTATAAAGAAACATTGCTTTTTTTCATAAGAATTCAGTATGCATCAATATAATTCAAAGAAAAAAGAGTTGCATGATTTCTGCTTCTCCGTTATGATTAAAACACAATATAAGCTAACAATTTAAAAAAACACACCTATATATAGTATTTACGAATGAAAGATGCCACAAGGCTTAATAGGGAATCCGGTTAAAGTCCGGAGCTGCCCCCGCAACTGTAAACACTCGCGAAATGGAGGTTCCACTGTGTCAACGCACGGGAAGGATCAGAGTAAGATCGAGTGTCAGCCAGGAGACCTGTCTTTGTTCGTCGGTAGTTTCAACTTCTTCGGGGATTGAGAAGATGAAACGATGGAACGAGGACATACTGAACGCTTTCCTCTCTTCGTTCCATGGTTTCATCCGCTCATTTCCGTGAGCGGATTTTTTTGTGTTATTTATCAAAGTTGATATTCCTGAAACTCGATTCTTCATTTTTATTACCGTAATTAGTGGAATTATCGACAAGAATAAGAATAGACACAGTTATGATAAAAGGAGTGACAAAATGAGTGTACTTACGAAAGAGACCCATTGGAAGGAAAAAATGACCAAGTGGAAGAATGATTATCCGAAACTTGAACTCCAGCGACTCATTGATAAATTACCCGACCTGGGATTTGCGCAATTGAACGAAGCAGAACAGTCAAAAACTTTAATCCTGGAATGCCTGGCCGAAGTGGATGAAACTGAACCTGGCTGGACCTTCGTCGCTAGTCGTATTCTGCTTGAACAAATGTATGAAGAGGCCGTCATGAACAGAAACACAAACGAACCTTATCAAGATTTTTTTGGTTTGATTGAACGTTTGATCAATGAAGAAATTTACTCCACGAATCTTCTTACATACTACACAAAAGCGGAAATTGATGAACTTTCCTTTGCGATCGACCCGGAATGCGACCGTCAATTCACTTATATCGGTTTGAAGACACTGAGTGACAGATACATCGCCCGTAGTAAGAAGGGGGAATTTTATGAACTTCCCCAGGAGAGGTTTATGATCATAGCCATGGTCCTCATGTCTCAAGAAGAAACACACAAACGAATCGACTTAGTGAAAGAAGCTTATTGGGCGCTGAGTCATTTGTATATGACTGTAGCTACCCCCACTCTTGCAAACGCCGGAAAAAGGTACGGACAGCTAAGCTCCTGCTTTATTGATACCGTCGATGACAGCTTACAATCGATTTATGACAGCAACACAGATATCGCTAATTTAAGTAAACATGGAGGCGGAATCGGTGTTTACTTAGGTAAAATCAGAAGTCGTGGCAGCGACATACGCGGTTTCAAGGGTGTTTCTTCAGGAGTGATCCCTTGGATGAAGCAATTGAATAATACGGCTGTAAGCGTAGATCAACTCGGTCAACGTCAGGGGGCCATTGCTGTTTATTTAGATGTCTGGCATAAAGATATTTTCCCATTTTTAGATAGTCGGTTGAACAATGGGGACGAACGGCAGCGTACCCATGATTTATTTACTGGAGTTTCTATCCCTGATTTGTTCATGGAGACTGTAGAAAAACGCGAAGATTGGTATTTATTCGATCCTCATGAAGTTAGAGAAGTGATGGGTTTTTCATTGGAAGATCATTTTGATGAAGAACGCGGCAAAGGATCTTTTCGGGAAAAGTATTTTCAGTGTGTCGACCACCCTGCCCTATCAAAAACAACCGTGCCAGCCATCGAGATCATGAAGAGAATTATGGTCGGCCAGCTCGAAACAGGTACACCATATATGTTTTACAGAGATGAAGTAAACCGAATGAATCCTAACCACCACGTGGGTATGATCTACTGCAGCAATCTTTGTACAGAAATCGCTCAAAACCAAAGCCCGACTACCCAAAACGAACAATACGTGGAAGATGGAAAGATAATCACCGTCCAAACACCAGGTGAATTCGTCGTCTGTAATTTATCAAGTATCAACTTAGGAAAAGCGGTACCAGAAGGTGTATTAAAGCGACTGATACCGATACAAGTCCGCATGCTTGATAATGTTATTGAACAAAATACGATCCCTGTGCTTCAAGCCCAATTGACGAACCAAAACTACCGCGGCGTGGGACTTGGTACATTCGGGTGGGCCCACTTGCTTGCGAAAAAGAAAATCGCCTGGGAATCAGAAGAGGCACTGGACTATACGAAAGAAGTGTATGAGGCTATCGCTTATTATGCGATTGAAGCAAGCAGTGATTTGGCCGTTGAAAAAGGCAGTTACCCCCTTTTCGAAGGATCCGACTGGCAAAATGGGGATTTTTTTGTTAAACGAACGTTTGACCAATACGGTTCATGGAACTGGAAAGCCTTAAAAGACAAGGTTGCTCGGGACGGTATGAGAAATGGCTACCTTCTTGCGGTGGCTCCAAACTCCAGTACATCTTTAATTGCAGGCAGCACAGCCAGCATTGACCCAATCTTTAAGAAGTTTTATTCCGAAGAGAAAAAAGACTACAAGATTCCCGTCACCGCCCCTGACTTGAATCATGAAACGTATGGCTACTATAAATCAGCATATGAGATCGACCAGCATACGAGTATCCATCAAAATAGCATACGCCAAAAATTCATTGATCAATCAATCTCTTTCAATATCTATGTAACGAACACGATCCAGGCAAAAGAATTATTAGCTATCCATTTGGATGCTTGGAAAAAAGGCTTAAAAACGACTTATTATACCAGGTCCACGTCAAGTCAAGGCGAGTATGACGACTGCGAAAGTTGCTCATCATAACAAGGAGGTAATCTTAATGGAGACGATACAAAAACGGAAATTAGTCGACCACGAAGCTCCGAACGCATCTACAGGAATAATTAACGGAAAAAGCTCGAACGTGCTGAATTGGGATCATACTCGTTTTGCTTGGGCCTATCCGATGTATAAAAACATGCTTTCCAACTTTTGGATTCCGAATGAAATCAATATGAGCAATGACTTGAAACAATGGCCGGAGCTCTCTGAAAAAGAACAAGCGTCATTTAAAAAAATAATCGGACTGCTCGCTTTTCTCGATTCCATTCAAACAGATTACTCAGGTAAAATTGCTGATTATTTAACGGACTCGAGCCTTTCTGCTTTGATGCAAGTACTCGCTTTTCAGGAAGTCGTCCATAACCAATCTTATTCCTATGTTCTCTCCTCTCTGGTGGACCAAGGTGAACAAGAGAGAATTTTCGAGTACTGGAAGCATGATGAAGTTCTGTTGGAGAGAAATCAATTCATTACAGATGGCTACCAGGAATTCGATGAAAATCCATCGATTGATACATTCCTGCGCTCGATTGTCTATGATGTTGTATTAGAAGGATTGTTCTTTTACGCTGGCTTCGCTTTTTTCTACAATTTGGCCAGGAACAATAAGATGGTCTCAACAAGCACAATGATCAACTATATCAATAGAGATGAACAAATACACGTGAATTTATTTTCAAGGATTTTCAAAGAAACATTGAATGAAAACCCAGAGTTAGACCGTGAAATGTATCTGACATTCGTAACAGAAACATTCACAAAAGCGGCGGAACTTGAAATCAAATGGGCCCATCACATCATTGGTGAGCAGTTCCCCGGAATCCCGATCACGGACCTAGAAGATTACATCCGGTTCATGGCTAATACGAGAAGCCGTCAGTTAGGTGCAGAAAAACCTTTTCCTTCTTATAAAAAGAACCCATTAAAATGGATACGCGCCTACCAGGAAGTGGATGAAGGGAAATCCGACTTCTTTGAGCAAAAATCCAGACAATATACGAAAGTATCTGACAGTAACGGATTTGACGACTTATAACACAGATGAACTACTAATAACTACCACCTCAAGCCATCCAGAAAATGGATGGCTTGAGGTGGTTTTTTTATCCAAACAAAACTTGATGTCAACTTTTCTTACATAAACTTCGAAAAACCTGTTGATTTTTCAGAATATTTACTTTATGATTATATTTATTCATTACTTAATGTGTTAGAAAAGCTAACATAATCTTAAGGAGGACATTTTCCATGAAGAAAGTGGAAGCGATCATTCGGCCCGAAGCGTTCCAAACATTACGACAGAACCTGGATGAAATAGGTGTCAAAGGGCTGACTGTATCAGAAGTCGCAGGATGTGGACAGCAAAAAGGCCAGGAGGGGATTTTCAGAGGCAGTCGCTTCGAGGTCAAATTATATCCGAAAGTAAAAGTGGAAATGGTGGTCGAAAACCATGAACTCGGATCGATCATCGATGTCATCATGGACACTTGCGCTACCAACGAAGTGGGTGACGGAAAAGTATTTGTATCCACCATTGATGAAGTGTTCCGTATCCGCACAGGAGAAACCGGTAAAGAAGCATTAATTTAATTATCATCCCGGAAGGAAGGGTTCAATTATGAAGAAGATTATTCCATTGTTTTTATTTTCGATTCTCGCTTTCCCTATGATTGCTAGTGCTGAAACAGCCGTGACTGCCGAATCTGTTTTGCAGTCTTTGGATATGGCCTGGATTATGATTGCAGCATTCTTAGTATTCTTCATGCACGCAGGCTTCGCCATGGTAGAATCGGGTTTTACCCGATCCAAAAACGCACTTAATATTTTGATGAAAAACTTCATGACCATGTCCATTGCTTCCGTACTTTATTTCGTTGTCGGATATGGCATTATGTTCGGAACATCTGGCGGAGGAATAATCGGAATTGATGGCTTTCTGCTAAGTGGCCAGGAAGATCAAATCGGCTTCTTTGTTTTCCAAGCCGTTTTCGCAGCCACCTGTGCCACCATCATTTCAGGTGCAGTTGCTGAACGTATCAAACTCGGTTCTTACCTTCTGCTTACCGTAGTTATGACAGGTTTCATCTACCCCGTAGTCGGTCACTGGGTCTGGGGTGGAGGTTGGTTATCCGAGCTTGGTTTTGTCGACTTTGCAGGTTCAACCGTCGTTCACTTGACAGGAGCTCTCGGTGCTATCGTTGCTGTCATGTTCTTAGGACCGCGCCTTGGTAAATATAGCGGAAAAACAGTGAACGTCATCCCGGGACATAATATCCCACTTGGTGCATTAGGTGTATTCATTCTTTGGTTCGGCTGGTTCGGTTTCAATGGAGGAAGTACATTAGCTGCTGACCCATCTCTGGTCCCTTCCGTAATCGCAACTACACTACTTTCAGCATCAGCTGGAATCATCGGTTCTGGCTTTTACTCTTATGCCAAATTCAAAAGGATTGACGCTTCTCTGACATTAAACGGTGCACTAGCTGGTCTGGTAGGTATTACAGCCGGAACTGCAAATGTTTCATTGATCGGAGCGATCATCATCGGTTTAATCGCTGGTGTCATCCTTGTCGAAGCAGTACAATTCCTTGATCGTATCGCTCGTATCGATGACCCTGTAGGTGCCATCGCCGTTCACGGTGTTTGCGGAATCTGGGGAACCTTAGCTGTCGGATTCTTTTCAGTTGAAGGTGGACTCTTCTATGGGGACGGCCTTAGCCTGCTAGGAATCCAAGCGGTAGGGATTTTAGCAGTCATCGCGTGGACAATGCTAACAACAGGCATCGTGGTTTTCATCATTAAAAGTACAGTCGGCATCCGCGTGTCCAGACAAGAAGAAGTTTCCGGACTCGATTTTTCCGAGCATGGATCTACCGCATACGAATCCAGCAGAGGAATCTTCAATGAAAACTACAACCCTCGTGTGGATGCAGATTTCGGTGTTGGATTATTGCATCGCTTAGACAGCTTGAACAACGACCAAAAACCAAAAAAAGAACGAACCGCCCAATAAAAAAACCACCTCAGGTCATCCATAAAATGGATGACCTGAGGTTTTTCTATTAGTTCGTATTGTCTATTTCACGAACATACGTTCTTATTTTTAACGAAATATGGTATCCTTGTATATAGATACCGTTCTCTACCTCTATTTGAGGAACGTGATAGAAAGGGAGTGATGCCATCTATGAGCACATATGAAGCTCTGATGATCATGTTGGCGTTTGGAACATTCATTATTACACTCCTTGCGCTCATCATCAAAATGAACAATAAAAATTAGACCCTCACTCAACGAGAGGGTCTAAAGCTTAAAACCATATCGAACGGTATCTTACGGCGACAGATGCAGCTGTCGCCGTATTTATCTTTATTATAGCACAAATAAAAGAGAACAAAAGGAAGAAAGGGACTCTCTTCATCCATTACCCTACACGATGATTATCCGGCTAATCGACAATACTTTACTTTTTTCATCAAGTTTCACGTGAAACATTTTTACAATCCTTCATTAATTAATATTGATGTCTCTCCAGGAATATACAGCAAATATTAAAAAGTTTCAGCACGCAATTGAAGTGATTAAATCAGTAGTTCCAACTATTCCATAATAAAGACCTGTAACTGCCAGCCCCCCCTGATTTTGCCCCTTCCCCCTCCATCACTATGAGTTTCAAACAAGGAAAATCACAAGGATGTCCCGAATGGTATGTAAAGATGAAATGTTTTTCACCGCTTTTAAAACCTGATGCTAAGGAGTGTCGTCTATATTGATGAGGTGGGGAAAATTGATACGAAAACAACGATCACAACCTTCTACATATGAACCCGAAGTTCAAGCGGAAAAAAGATTAGAAATGTGGATCCAGGAGTATGGGCATGATTTGAAATGGCTCGCGTACTCTTACGTTAAAGATTATTCCACCGCAGAGGATATCACCCAGGAAACGTTTATTAAAGCATATCAGAAATATTCGACCTTCAAACAAGAATCATTGATTAAAACTTGGTTATATAAAATCACTATCAATTTATGTAAGGATCATTTGAAAAGCTCCTACATGAAGAGAGTTGTAAGAAAAGGGGCAGAACTGTTCCGATCCATCCCCTCTTCAAAAGAAACACCGGAAGAGTTCCTTTTACAAAAGGATGAAGATGAGGCTTTATTGGGACAAGTCCTGAAATTAGAAGATAAGTATAGAGAAATCATCATTTTATACTACTTTGAAGAATTCGACATCAAAGATTTGGCGCAAGTATTGAACACAAGCCCTAACACAGTCAAGACCAGACTCCGCCGGGCACGCCAACTTCTCCAAGAACGATTGACAGCGGAAGGGAGTTCCCAAAGTGAGTGATATAATGGATCGCAAATTAAAAAAAATGAACCAAGATGTAAAGTACTGTCAAGTTCCATTCGACCGCAGGCACATGCAGAGGTCTGTCCTTCATTCTTTAAAAAGGAAACGTATCAGAAAGGTCAGTCGGCTGAAAAAAATTGCACCACTTCCTATATTCATGACCCTTTTGTTTACTGGGCTGCACTTATTTTCACCCGCTTCTCCCCCAGCATCCGAGCAGGCATCCTTATTGCCTGAAAAAAGCACGGCTGCTGAATTGAAGTCAGTCACTCATGCCTCAAAGGCTTCACATACTAATGGTCAATCAGCAGTTCCTCCATCGAACAACACTTCAATGATGGTGCGGGAGACGTACGTTATCCATGAAGATGAACAGTTTGTCCAAACAGGCAACCGAATCCCTAAGGAACAATTAGGAGAGGTCGTGGGCACAATCGAACATAAGCCCCCTACCGAAAATCAGAACAAGCTGGAATCTGTAACTGCATTTCTACCAAAGACCAAAATCTATAAAATCAAAGGTTCCGAAGGTGAAAACAGCATCGCAATCCAGAGTTGGAGAAGTACAGGTGTGGGTTCTACTTCCATTAGTAAACAGGGATATTTCATCTTTGAAAAGTCACGCCCCATGAAGAACGCCCAATAATCACCCTCTATCAAACCTTTATATAAATTGAAAGCCGCTGGCCAAACTATGCCCTGCGGCTTTCTTCTTTTTTCTCCAAATAATTTTTAAAATGATCTAAAGATTCATAGATGTCTTCTTTTATCTTGGGGTTGTAAAAGACAGCCGCCGGATGGTATAAGGGGATGATTGTAAACGATTCCTCAGTCTTTTCCCATCCCTGGCTGGTTGAACTTTTCATGACAGGGGTCTGGATAACTTTACCGAGCACTTCACTGATTTTGCCTTTACTCCCCGTCAATCGTTCATAAGCAACTCCTCCTAATGCGATAATGACTTCAGGCTTCATCTGCTGAATCTGATAATCCAAAAGCGGAGCATGGGCCATAATTTCTTTCTGGTTGGGTTTTCGGTTGCCTTTCCTCTTTCCACCACTTCCTTTTTTATTCGTTTCCACCCATTTATAAGGCCTGCTTCTGACTACACTCGTAATATAGACATCTTCTCTATCCAAACCGACGTAAGACAACTGCTTATCCAATTCGTCTCCGGCTCTGCCTATAAAGGGCACACCTTTTACTGCCTCGTTTTCACCAGGAGCTTCTCCCACGATCATAATATCTCCTTCTTCATTTCCTTTTCCAAGCACAAAACCTTCTACATTGTAAGGCTCCATTCTTTTCTTGGCATCGTTGATCAATTCTTCCGGCCACTCCATCCTTCACCAACCTCTCTATCGTTTCTTTCACCTTTCTTTTCCACTGACCCTTCCCTTTTACACCTCAGCGTTTTTTAGTTTTCAAGATTTATAAAAAGGAGTATCATTTGAAGAGAATGTAAAAAATGACAAATAAATCATGTTAAAGGAGTTCTGTCTTATGGGGAGTATTTCCTCTTTTATTGTTCGATCCCATAAATGGTTGTTAATTATATGGTTGATCTTAATCATTGGCATGGGATACTTCGCCATCCAGCTGCCCTCTTTGCTTGAAGGAGATGGCTTCAGGACAGATGGAGAATTTGAACAGGTTGAAGACGTATTGAATGAAACGTTCGACTTTCCTGAATCAACGCTGCTTCTTTCCTTTGAGAATCAGACGAATCATGAAATCAAAAGTACTTTAGATAAAGTTAATGATCTTGGTTTAGCATCAAGCATCGATTCTCCATTGGAAGATGAGTCAATGATTGAAGGGGAACAGGCTTATGCAGCCATACATTTCAGAGAGCAAACATCGGATATGTCCTCTATCATTAAGGCGATCGAAAAAATCACCGCATCCAATGAAGGGACAGTACTTACAGGAGCACCTGTCATATCAGAGGATATCAATAAAGCTAGTCAGGAAGATTTGAAGCGCGCTGAATTAATTGGTTTGCCTGTAGCATTGATTATTTTATTACTCGCCTTCGGTACTGTGATCGCTTCGCTGCTACCGTTGATTATCGGAGCCGTGACGATCATCACTGGTTTCGGTATCCTGGCAATCGTAGGAGAAGACACTCAATTATCAATTTTTATACTTAATATCGCACCCATGATCGGTTTGGCTTTAAGTATTGATTTTGCACTTCTCTTCATAAATAGATACCGGGAGGAATTAGCCAAACAGGAAAAAGCGAACGCCCTGATGACGACCATCGAAACTGCTGGAAAATCAATCATTTTTTCAGCTCTCTGTGTTTTCATCGGGCTTGCCGCAATGGTCGTTATTGAAGTGGACATTTTCACAAACATCGCTATAGGGGGAACAGTGGTTATTGTGGCTGCCGTCCTTGCCTCATTGACCCTCCTCCCTTCCTTATTATATATTCTGGGGCCAAAAGTGAATAAATGGCGCATAATCCCGACAAATAAAGATACAACACCACGTTGGAGAAAATTCGCTCAAAGTATCATGAAGCGCCCGGTTACCATTACGTTCGTCGCGCTCATCCTATTGATTATCGGTATAATTCCGATTACCAATATGAACCTATCGATACCAACAATCGACGCGCTCCCGGAAA
Coding sequences within:
- a CDS encoding MMPL family transporter, whose translation is MGSISSFIVRSHKWLLIIWLILIIGMGYFAIQLPSLLEGDGFRTDGEFEQVEDVLNETFDFPESTLLLSFENQTNHEIKSTLDKVNDLGLASSIDSPLEDESMIEGEQAYAAIHFREQTSDMSSIIKAIEKITASNEGTVLTGAPVISEDINKASQEDLKRAELIGLPVALIILLLAFGTVIASLLPLIIGAVTIITGFGILAIVGEDTQLSIFILNIAPMIGLALSIDFALLFINRYREELAKQEKANALMTTIETAGKSIIFSALCVFIGLAAMVVIEVDIFTNIAIGGTVVIVAAVLASLTLLPSLLYILGPKVNKWRIIPTNKDTTPRWRKFAQSIMKRPVTITFVALILLIIGIIPITNMNLSIPTIDALPESYDSRSAYETIDKTFMDNQESTAYIIATNEGDWLEKEGLQQMKELQDELTDPEIVASVQTLYTASELETADELAATLEQPPRKEQLEPVINQFISGNKLMIPVNLTVPANSSEAQDLMTDWSSQEWEVSMMFGGQPKFNQEIYTEISEKIGLTLAIILISTFIILMIAFRSIIIPLKAILMNIIGLTSTFGVLVWIFQGGQFGLNEADIALILPVIVFSLVFGLSMDYEVFLISRIHEFYLENGDNTKATVEGLASTSKIITSAALIMIVITGAFAFTGVVPVKQIGIGIAIAIFIDATIIRLLLVPSLMKLLGDWNWWLPFRSKKQKQRDIAK